The Drosophila yakuba strain Tai18E2 chromosome X, Prin_Dyak_Tai18E2_2.1, whole genome shotgun sequence DNA segment AGTTGGGAGCACGGAGCACACACACTCTGATTTGTGCTGACCTACGGCAATTAACCGTCGTCATTTGGCATCGCACAAAAAGGGGAAACAGCGATTTCCTCAGCCAcggtggcgtatacgtaacgcCTGCTGGCAGACAGGATAACTCGATGGCCAGGACACTGACTTATGCTGGCTCCAGTTAGACGCACAGATGACTACGCATTTATTTCTCGCCATATCCCCCGTCCTCTCTGCGAACTTTTCAGAACTAGTTTTTTGCTCACAGAGcgcttgtttttattatttttatttttttttggtttttttttttagccggAGTTTGGAGCTGGCGCCGTCTACTGTCTGTTGATTCAGATTCGGTTATAGATTCTGGATTCATTTACGGTTTCTGTGTCTGTTTCTGTGTCTGTGACTTTCGGGCATTGACTTGGCGGCAACTTGGCTCTGTTTCTGACCCCAAGCCAAAAACGTCGCGTTTCCCTGCCATCTTCTGGCGTCCGCTGTTGCGGACATTACGCATTCGCCCTGTGGGACGGCTAAATCTCGGTGAGCAAGCTAATTATGCCCATGTGACACTCGCTTACAATTCTTGGCAAATTGCTATTGTCCGCAATAATATAGAAAAAATCTATTCAGATTTCAAGCGACATATGAAAGccattttataatttgaaaGGGATTTGAACAAATCAAGactaataaataatttcatgtTGCTCTAGCACGgtttaaatgctttaaaaacGTGTATAATTGCAAGTTATatcgaattaaaaaaatatttaaaaatttaacaaaatacCCAATAGCAAATGCATACCTGACACAACGAACAACTCATTTTAAAATGTCATATGTCCTAGGAAATTGCAAATATTGCAACTGGTGTCACATGggcataaaatcaaatttgcaaCTTTTTGGTGCTTGAGGCGAGGAGAATCAACAAGGCGAAAAAGCATTGAGAAGCGATAAAGCAAAGCGGTActcaaactaattaaaatactATGTATTTGCAGGTAATCATAATCGTTTTATTCAAATCGTTACAAGCAAGAAAATCAAACGAATGGCAGCAAATGGCGTAAATCAAATGGTAATAGAAGCACTTGTTTTGCCGCATAATTTtcagaaatattttgataattgtttttctcattatttttggttttttttttttggtttcgtaTAGGTGAGGCTTAAGAGCGGTGGGTgcttttggatttttggtGATGGGTACTTCTCATAGGGGTTCTCCGGTCCCTTGTCCTTCTTCTTGCTGGCCGCTGGTGTGCTCTTCCTGGGTCGATTCATCATGGGATCGTCCATGGTGCGCGACGATTGCTGTCTCGTATGCGCCGGCGGTCCAGGtggcttctttttcttcttttttccaGCCTCCGGTTGCAAGGGATTGAAGGCGAActgcagatgttgctgctgctgttgcgtcTGTTGcagatgttgttgctgctgctgttgctgctgctcgcgGCGCTCCAGGAAGGCGGCATTTGCCGAGGCCACCGTGGCTAttcgctgttgctgctccagATCCTCCAGTTCCTTCTCCCGCTTCTTGGTCATTTGCACCAACTGCGAACTGCGTCGTCTGAGGGCGGCTGCATacggtgtgggcgtggccaccgGCGGCACCATGTCTCCCACACCAAACAGCCGCCTAATGCGCCGCCGACTGTTGATGAAGCCCAGTCCCAGCTGCACGCCCAATCCCAATCCTGCAGCCGCACCCGCGGGCGCCGTCGTCTGGCTGAGCGAACTGCTAGCGCCACCCTCGCTGCCGGCTCCCAGCATCTGGCTGAAGTTGCTGTCCAGATCGCAGCTGCTGGCGGAGTCGGCGCCACAGGGAAACAGATATGTATTCAGGGTGCTGAGGGTGGTGGATGTGGAGGTGCCAGTTCCGGTCAGGGTTCCAATGCGACTGATGGCACCCGTATTGCTGCCGCCCAGCGGATGTGGCTGCTGCGCGTCGAGTGTTGCTGCTCCTGTGGCTGCCGATCCTGAACCTGATCCCgatccagctgctgctgatggctGATGTTGCAGGTTGAGCGGGAGACTCAGTGGCAGGgacagtggcagtggcagcatcACTGCCGTGGAACCACTCACGCTGCCGGTGGTGCTGCTGTCGTAGCTGTGCGGATTCACATAGATGTGATTGTTGTTGGCGCTGGCCGATGATGCAGTTGCTCCTGCCGCTGCAGTGCTGCTGGTGTTGACCACCAatgtgctgttgctgttgctctcatggtgattgttgttgctggcttgATTTGcattgctgctgcagctggtgttgttgttgatgctgctgctgttcgtGTTGCTCAGGTTGACCCTGTAAaagctggtgctgctggtggcattattgttgttgttgttgctgctggagcaCGCTGGCGCCGTTGCAGGTCGCGATGTCTGtgatcctgctcctgatccGGATCCGGTTCCGGATCCAGCTGCATTAGCCTCCGAATTGGCagtggttgttgctgcggcaCCTGCcacctgctgctgttgcgaaTGATCgttgccattgttgctgctcaTTGCTGTGGTTGTTTGACAACTTTATGGGTTAAATTcttgattttaaatattccgCATTAATGTTTATAACTCATTTTTAAAGcgcattaatttttttgtaatttatttcaattttttgtgattgAAAGTGATTTGTTGGTTTAAACACAATTGGTTCGCTTGTTAATAATGATACTGAACACGAGTTAACTTTTTTAAGGCAGGTTTGTCGTTTTAACTTTA contains these protein-coding regions:
- the LOC6525735 gene encoding putative uncharacterized protein DDB_G0288537 isoform X5, whose translation is MSSNNGNDHSQQQQVAGAAATTTANSEANAAGSGTGSGSGAGSQTSRPATAPACSSSNNNNNNATSSTSFYRVNLSNTNSSSINNNTSCSSNANQASNNNHHESNSNSTLVVNTSSTAAAGATASSASANNNHIYVNPHSYDSSTTGSVSGSTAVMLPLPLSLPLSLPLNLQHQPSAAAGSGSGSGSAATGAATLDAQQPHPLGGSNTGAISRIGTLTGTGTSTSTTLSTLNTYLFPCGADSASSCDLDSNFSQMLGAGSEGGASSSLSQTTAPAGAAAGLGLGVQLGLGFINSRRRIRRLFGVGDMVPPVATPTPYAAALRRRSSQLVQMTKKREKELEDLEQQQRIATVASANAAFLERREQQQQQQQQHLQQTQQQQQHLQFAFNPLQPEAGKKKKKKPPGPPAHTRQQSSRTMDDPMMNRPRKSTPAASKKKDKGPENPYEKSLPKLSSQDEEGGAGHGFGGGPQHFEPIPHDHDFCERVVINVSGLRFETQLRTLNQFPDTLLGDPARRLRYFDPLRNEYFFDRSRPSFDAILYYYQSGGRLRRPVNVPLDVFSEEIKFYELGDQAINKFREDEGFIKEEERPLPDNEKQRKVWLLFEYPESSQAARVVAIISVFVILLSIVIFCLETLPEFKHYKVFNTTTNGTKIEEDEVPDITDPFFLIETLCIIWFTFELTVRFLACPNKLNFCRDVMNVIDIIAIIPYFITLATVVAEEEDTLNLPKAPVSPQV